ATTTCGCGGCAAGCTCTACCAATCTCTGCGAGTGGCTGCACACGTCCAGTAGAGGTCTCCCCATGAACCATCGCCACCACATGTGGCTTAAAAGTCTCCATAGCCGCTATCACTTCATTTGGTTCAAATACACTTCCCCATGGCTTTTCCAGAACGAACACCTCTGCGCCACAACGTTCAGCAATCTCATGCAGCAGATGTCCAAAGCGGCCAAAGATCGGAATTAGCACACGTTCCCCCGGCAGGATCAAGCTGACCATCAACGCTTCAATACCTGCACGAGAGGTGCCATCTATGGGGTAAGCCCATGAATTGCGAGTAGCAAACAGCTCCCGTAGCATTACCATCGTTTCATTCATCATATGGGTGAACTCTGGATCAAACTGACCCAGCACTGGAAAAGACATCGCCCGCAACACACGCGGATCAACCTCCACCGGACCTGGAGTCATAATGCAGCGCAGGGACGGCGACAAATCTTCGTACCGCTTCATGATGATCCTCCCTTCAAGTAGAAACGGCTATGCCGTCCTTTAAGGGACGGGCTCCGTTTCAGCGAGAAATATAAGGATAAAGTATAGAGTAAAACATATACTTCCTTATATTTCAAAGTTCGGCGAACTCTTTTAATAAGCTAACTCGTATAACATCGCAGTCAGCACCTCAAGCCCAGCAGCAAGCTGTTCGGGAGAGCTATACTCTTCCGGTGAATGGCTGATACCCGCACGACTTGGCACAAAGATCATCGCAGTGGGGCAACGCGGCGCAAACAGCTGGGCATCATGCCCCGCTCCACTGACCATCATGCGGTAGGTTTTGCCCTGTTCCAGGCAGATCTCTTCCAGCGCTGTAGATAGCTTCGTATCCATAGGTGCAGGGAGTGTATGGAGCACCGGAATAACCTCCAAGGTTACCCCACGTTCTGCGGCGATTTCATGATATAGCGATAAAATCTTCGCACAGAAACACTCCAGTTCCTCCTCTTCGCTGTGGCGAATATCTAATGCAAAAAGAACCTCACCCGGGATCACATTTGGCGTATTCGGATATACCTCAAGCTTGCCCGAGGTTGCCACAAGAGGTGCACCTGCTGCTTTAGCAGCACCTTCTAGTACATACAGCATTTCTACTGCACTGGCCAATGCATCCTGCCGCATCAACATCGGAGTTGTGCCAGCATGATTAGCCACACCACTGACCTTGACCATATAACGTCTCTGTCCGACAATCCCCTGAACTACGCCTATCTGCGTGTCTGTTGTCTCCAGAATAATTCCCTGCTCGATGTGCAGCTCCACAAAAGCGTCAATATCATTTCTGGCTCCTGTACTCTTAGAGATATTCCCATCCGTATCCGTTACGCTTTGCGAAAAGCTGAATGCTGCCATAGCTGCCTGTAGAGATATCCGATCTGCATCCATACAGTTCTCGGCCTCGCTTCCGTCATACCTTTCCGTGACATGGCCGGAGCCCCAATAAGCAAGGGGAAATCGACTCCCCTCTTCTTCACAAAAAGATACGACCTCAAGCGTTCGCTGCGGTTGACCAAAATTCTTCTGCAAATCTTGAAGCGCAATCATAGCAGCAGCGATCCCATAGGCACCGTCATATTTTCCGCCATTGACCACGGTATCGATATGAGATCCGGTTAAAATAACCTTTTGCTCCGGACTACGTCCCATCAGGCGACCAAAGACATTGCCAACCTTATCCGTGGTAACCTTTAAGCCGAACCCAGCCATTTTTCCCTGCAAAAAAGTCTGTGCCCGCCCCCATTCCTCCGTGTATAGCAATCTAGTAACTCCCAGCCCGGGTGCGGTGAATGCCGCCAGCTCCTCCAGCAGCTCCAGCAGCTTCTGAGTCGATGCTTGAACTCTGGAATCATTCATAGACTGTACTGCTCCTTCCTAATTCGCAGCCACTGTCCACCTCCCTCAGTGATCACTCCTTCTTCAGAGGTATAGACAACATCCCCACGACATATCGTAGCAGCGACCTTGCAGGACAGAGTTCTTCCGATATATGGGCTGTGCTTGTGGCGATATAACAAATTCTCAGCAGTCAGCGTATAGGTTGTGCTTGGGTTCAGCAGAACTAGATCGGCATCTAGACCAAGAGCTATAGTGCCTTTAAGATGATCTATTCCAAAGCGTTTTGCGGGTTGCCCGGCAAGCAGGCGAGAGATTAAGGTAATGGGCAAACCGCGGACATTCACACCTTCATGAAACATAAGCTCAAAGCTGCTTTGCGCACCTGAGATTCCGCCCCAAGCCTCAAAAAAAGACAACTCCGGTTGCAGCTTCAATTCCGTCGGACATGGAGAATGATCTGAAGCGATCAGGTCAATTTTGCCTTGGGCTAGCACTTCCCATAGCTTTTCCTGCTCCATCGCACTTCGCAGTGGAGGGGCACATTTTGCAACAGGTCCTAGATCCTCCATATCACTTTCAGTAAGCACCAGATAATGCGGGCATGTTTCAGCCGAAACATCCAGCCCTCGTAGCTTGGCTTCATAGATTTTCTCAATGGCAGCAGCCGTGCTGATATGGACAAAATGCAACCGACATCCAGTCCGTTCACAGTACAGCAGCGCCCTGGACACTGCCTCCAGCTCTGCCTCAGCAGGGCGACAAGCCGCAAAATCTCTTGCGCTGCTTCCACCATTACGCATTGCATCTGCGGTCAACACTGCCGTGATAGCTTCACTTTCGGCATGAAGGGCCAGAATTCCACCCAAAGCAGCAATTCGCTGCATCCCTTGATAGAGTGTATCCTCATCCACTTCGCGGAATCTTCCCTCGCCCGCCCCTCCGGGATTGGAGAGAAAAGCTTTAAATCCAGTAACACCAGCCGTTGCTAGAGCTTCCAAATCAACTAGATTACCGGGAACAAGTCCGCCCCACAGCACATAATCAACGGCGGAGTTGCCTGCCGCAGCACTCACCTTCTGATGGAGTGCAGCCTCATTCACAGTGGGTGGATTTCCGTTAAGTGGCATATCTGCATACGTTGTGCAGCCACCCGCTGCCAGAGCTGCCGATCCACTACGAAACCCCTCCCAATGACCCAGCGCTGGCTCATTAAAGTGGACATGCATATCAATCATACCGGGGAGAACATAGTACCCCTCAGCATCAATGATTTTGGTCAGTGGTGCAGTGGAAAGCTCCTCACCCAGTGCGACAATCTTTCCCTCCGATACAGCTATGTCCAGCTTAAGTACCTGATCAGGCAGCACTACATTCCCGTTTTTAATTACAAGTTCATAGGGCTCCTTCAAGAGCTGCCACCTCCTCCGGTCATCGAATCTTCTCTAACTTCCTCGATATGTGCTGTACCCACCAGGAGCAACTAGCAAAGGTACATGGTAGTGGTCTGTAGAGCTTCCTATATGAAAGCGAATGGGTATTTGTTCTAGAAAAAAAGACATCTCACGTTTAGCGTCTACTGAGCTTTCAGTTACTCCTATGCCAACAGCCGACTCTTTGGCATCAACTCTACGATAGTAATCGCCGACCATAAACAGCAGCTCATAGCAGCCAGCTTCTATCTCACTCCCCTCCAGCAGTGGAGCATCCAGCCTCCCGTCACTGTTCGTGACTTCTTCACACAGAAGCTTGCTCATTCCATCCGTAAGCTTCCAGAGCTGAAGTGTCAGACCTACAGCAGGAATCCCCCGCGACAAATCCAGCACATGGGTAGTAAGACGCCCGCTCATTACGCTGTTTCTCCAGCCAAATCAGCACGACTAACAGAAAAACCCTGAAAACCATAGGGTGGACGAGGTTCGGTGAACACTCCACCTTTAGCCTCTTCAGGCTCAACAATCGTTTCCCAAGTCCGGTTATTGGACTCAAACGAGACTGTAGCCAATTGAGGGAAACGGGATAACACGCGCAGTCCGATTTGATAAATCAACGATTGGATCGATGGACTGTTCAGCTCATGAAAAGCGCTATGGGCGATATCACGAATCTGCTCCGCAGCCACATATTGACCTTGATCTCCATCCAAAGCGTGCTCGACATCATTGTAGGTCCAGTTAATATTGAGAAAAATATAAAGCGGACGGTCAAAGCTCTCTGGTAATGTCGTATATTCATCTCGGACAAATCCATAAAACGAGCTTCCGCTCACTTTTATTAGCTGTAAATCCTTCAATCGGCATTCATGAGCGACAACCTCAGTTCCAGCCTCTCCACGTTTTACAGTCAGCGAAGCTGAGTAGGATTCATTATTGGAGTGCCGCAGCACTAAATGACTCTGCCTAAGCCCCTCACTCCCGGGCACCATTACCTGTTCAAAAGGTAATCGATCAGCGGAAACCGAAACCGCAGTGACATGACTGTATCTATCGATAAAACGGCTGCTTAGAAGCTGTAATAATCCTTCCGTTGTGCTGCCGGTGTAGTCGGCGGTATTGCGCAGGATGAAATTTTTCATAGAGTCGGTAGCTACCACCATAGAATTATCCCCCTCTGAAAAAGAAGGAAGAAACGCTTCGCCCGTAACAGCGAATGTAATATTATGCGCGAATATAATGTTGTCGCAGCCCGTAAAGGAAGATTCGGGAACAGGGGTAACGGTCAGCGGCTTAGCATAAGTACGATAGGTTAGCACATCGCTTTTTCCATAAAACATTGTACGTCCGTTAATTGGTTCCAGCATGGCTGACACCCTCCCCGATTATGATGAATGAATGATTAAATCACTTAAGCGGAATTTCGTAATTAGGCCGATCTCAGAAAAAGCTTGCACCCATTCCTCCTGAGGTGACCGTTCTACTCGCGCTCCAATGGCGCTGATGATGTCATCTTTGTTTTTGCCACGAACCGCTAGAATAAAAGGGAACTGAAATTTGTCTGTATACTTTTTATTCAGATCATTCAAGAGATTAATTTCTTCCGTTGTTAGCCCATCCAATCCAGCTCCTTGCTGCTCTAATGCAGACAAAGGTGTAACCTGAAGCCTAGTCGCCAGATCTGGGTGAGCCTTTAATAGCCCCTCCATTCGGCTCCGGTCAGCACTCAGAACGGTCTGCATCATGGTGCTATGCAAATGCTCTATAGAATGGAATGGGATCTGCTTAAAAGCCTCCTCTGCTACCCACGGTGAATGTTCAAAAATGCCCCCAAGATGCTTCACAAAATCCGTTATACTCATGGCATTTATCTCTTCCAGCGTAAACTTGTATTCAGAAATGACCATCCGCTTAGCCTCCTATAGCTTTATTAACAGCTCGCATGATGCCTCCGTATCCTGTACAGCGACAAATGTTGCCAGATAAAGCTTCTTCCACTTCAGCCTGAGTAGGATGTGGGTTCTCATCCAGCAGAGCAACCACCGAGATGACCATCCCTGGAGTACAATAACCGCATTGGAACCCACCTTCTTCCAAAAAAGCACGCTGAACGGGATGTAACCCCGCCTCACTAAGACCTTCAATCGTTGTAATTTCGGCACCTGAGCATTGATAGGCCATCGCCAGACATGAATTCACCGGATGCCCATCCACGAGCACCATACAGGCTCCGCAGCGGCCAATCTCACAAGAGCGTTTCGTTCCGGTCAGCTCCAGATCTTCACGTATGACATTTAAAAGCCGGCGGGAGGGTGGAATCTCTCTGGATACCGCTTTTCCGTTGAGGTTGCACTTGAAGGTGAACCTCTCTTCTGCAAAAGCATCCTCAGACGATGCTGGGTCAGGCTTCTCCTCATTTAGATCCGAATTCGGATTATAGCTCCACATGGATATTCACCGCCTTTTGTGGAATAAACGGCGTAGATTGCAGCCATTCGGGATCAATCGGCAGCTTAGTTATCCGTTTACCTACAGCCTGAAATATGGCCGAGGCAACTGCCGGAGCTAAATTGACGGATCCCACCTCTCCAATACCGCGAGGACCATACGTATCATGATCCGGCAAATCCTCTATCGGCTGCACATGAATGCTGCCATTCATGTCGGCAATGGTCGGCACTAAGTAGGTGTCTAAATTTTTGGTGACATAGCTGCCGTCTGACATTACAGCATCCTCTGATAAGGTGAAACCTATCGCCATACTGCTTCCGCCTTCGATCTGCCCGAGATAACCTTGCGGATTAGCTACCGGCCCCGCTGCTACCGCATGATATTGGTCCAATACACGAACACGACCTGTAAGCAAATTAACTTCCACGCGGACCGCGATAGCGGAATAGGTGTATAGAAAATGTGCACCCACTCTTTTAAAGGGTGTGGTTGGGTAAGTAAACTTCGTATTACAGACAATGGGTTCTGAAATACTCTGTGCCAGCTCCTTGTAAGTCAGAAGCAGACCACCGTCTTTTTGCCAAATTCCGTTAGGGCCGAGGTTCATTTCAGGGATATCCAGCTCTGGCTTTATCGTCGCAGCTGCCTGCAACACTCGAGCGGTGAAGTCTGGACGTAGCCGTTTAAGAGCCATCCACATCATGCTTGTCGAACGTGAAGCTGTACTTGATCCACTGTCGGGCACCACATCCGTATCACCAATGACTATCCTTAAATCCTCTGCTGCGAAGCCAAACTGTTCAATCAGCATTTGTTCCAATGTAGCGATTAAGCCCTGACCAAACTCCTCGTAACCAAACACCGCCTCGATCCTGCCATCTAGCGTCAGAGACAGCCGTCCCCCCGCCGGATCTGGAATGCCATAACCAAGTCCTGCACCATGCATTGCTATTGCAGCACCCGTTCCAGTTACGATCCATGGTTCCACGAAACCTGAACCTCTGTCTGTAGACTCGGCCTCAGTCATGAGCGGCGAACCCGCCAGCGCTTCCCATACCTGAAAGGCACCATCGGTTTGAGCAATTTCCTGACCCAGTGGCCCTAGATCACCATATTCACGTAAATTGCGGCGACGCATTTCCCATGGATCGATCTGCAATCGCTCAGCCAATCGATCGATTTGTCCTTCCAAAGCGAATATCACCTGATTGCCGCCAAATCCTCGAAATTCACCAGACACACCGTTATTGGTATATACAGCAAAACCTTCCACATCCACATGATCGATGATATAAGGGCCCATCACATGTTCTGTCGCGAAGTTGAGCACCTCCGCTCCCAGCGTTGCGTAAGCTCCCGTATCCGAAATAATTCTGACCTGATGCGCCTTGATGTTCCCTTCATGGTCGCAGCCAGTTTTCATGGTGATTTTCATGGGATGACGTTTTAGTCCTGCCCGTACCGATTCTGCTCTCGAATTATGCAGCCTTATTGGACGTTGAGTCTTCAGTGCTAGCAGCGCTCCATACGGCTGTACATTCAGTTCGTCTTTTCCTCCAAAGGACCCACCGATGGGACTCGAGATGACTCGGATATCTTCTTGAGGAATACCTAGAATTCTAGATAGCTGCATGCGATCCATCAGCCCATGTTGTGTAGCTGAATATACGGTAAGGCGTCCGTTAGCTTCGGGGATAAACAATCCGCCTTCAGTCTCCATATAAGTGTGCATTTGGCGCGGTGTGTAATACGTCTCCTCCACTACATGGCAGCAATCCTTAAATACGGCTTCCGGTTCTCCCTTACGATATTCCGTATGATGAAGCACATTCCCCTCAGCATGCAGCAGGATTGTATCCTTCTTCATCGCTTCTTCCGGGTCCTCCAACAGTGGTAGAAGTTCATAATCCACTTCGATAAGGGATAAGGCGTATTCCGCAATTTCATCCGTCTCTGCCGCTACTGCCGCAATCGCATCGCCAGTGTACCGCACACGATCACTGCAAAATACCGGTTGATGCGGCAAGGCTATACCAAAACCGTTAAGTCCGGGCACATCTTCATGTGTAATTACTGCGTGTACACCAAGGACTTCAATGGCCTTCTCAATACGCACGGACAAAATACGAGCATGTGCCTGCCCACTGCGGAGCACGCGGCCGATCAACATACCTTCCGCCCTCATGTCGGTCAAATACTGCAGCTTACCGGATACCTTGCCCTCTCCGTCGGGTCGTGTACGCCAACGGCTCCCGCTGGATTCCTTATTCAGCAGCATTTTCCCTCTCTCCTTTCGTGGGGTTATTCACCTCTTAACTTCTTATATTCATAGCCTTCCACAGCTCAGATACAACCAAGTTCCCAGCAGTCTTTTTCTTATAAAGGTCTGTGGCAAAGGGATCACTATACGTGTCAAAGCTGTCCTCAACCACTTCATATAGAGCAGGTAGCAGCGCCTCTGTATACACCAAATCTTCAAGCATTGCTTCAGCTCTACTTAGTCGCTGCGGCCGCCCCGAGCCCCCACCTGCTACGATACGAACCTCGTGGAAACGATGTTCTGTATCGATCGATGCGGATATCGCTACCGTTACAAGCGAAGGGGTAAAAGCTTCTCTACGGCCAACCTTGTGAAAGATTTCCAGCCTATCTGTTAACGGATTCTCTAGGCGAGCAGGCGAGAGGCGAATCCCAGCCACAAGATCTGACGCAGCTTTCATCCCACTCCAGTGATTGTTTAGCCACTCTATCAAAGGCAGTCCCGTCATAAATTTGCCGTCATAGGAGATCAATTCAGCTTCATAGACCAGTAACGCAGGTAGAATATCACCGAAGCCAGAAGCGATATTGCCACCTATTGTAGCGAGATTACGCACCGACGGTGCAGCTATACAGCGTACGGCCTCTTGCAACGCAGGTGCCACTGCCCCCAAATACTCATTGCTGCGGCACTCAGAAAGTGGAACAAGAGCGCCCAGAGATAAGTGAAATTCCGTTAAAGTGATGTCCGCGAGACCTGAAATTTGCCTGAGATCAATCAGCTGTTTGGGCATTAGCGCCGTTCCATTTTCCCACCCTGTTCTCAGCAGTGTCCCTCCCGCGACATATCGGGCACTGTCCCCGAGCGCCATTTTCCTCTCCCAAGCTTCGTGCAGGCTGCGGGGCTGAATTACATCAGGTAGCCTTTCATCCTCTTCCCGTAAAACTCCCATACACTCCGCCTCCTCTTGAGCACAAGATCACTCCTATTACCTGCCTTAAAACCTTTGTTCCCGAATATAAGGAACTCCGAGTGCTTCCGGTGTACCGGATGGTTTATTGCGATTGCGGTACCCCAGGTACATCAGGACCAGGATGGTCACAAGATACGGAATCATTTTGAGAAAATAGGGTGGAACCGCACTACCCAGCAGTTGAATACGGAAACCAAGTGAATCTAATGCCCCGAAAAAGTAGGCACAGAACAAGGCACGCAGCGGATTCCATCTGGCGAAAATCACTAGCCCTACCGCAATCCAGCCTCGACCGGCTGTCAGCCCTTCATTCCAGGTTGGCGCGTAAGCCAATACCATATCCGCTCCGGCCAGACCGATAAGAGCAGCGCCGATGATCACATAGCTGTAGCGGATAAGCTGCACACGGATCCCCATTACATCTGCGGTAGCCGGACTGTCTCCGACTGCCCGCAAATGCAGACCCCACGAAGTACGGTGAATTAGCAAATGCAGAACGAGTACCAACAGCAGGCTAAACCAGGTCAGATAGTCCATATTTCCGAATATCCGACCGATGACCGGAACATTCTCGAGCCAAGCCAGATGCAGCTTAGGGGATGTTCCCGGCAAAGGAATACCGCTGATCGGCTTACCTAGATAAGCGCTCAACCCACTACCAAACAAGGTCATCGCAAGACCGGACATCGTTTGATTCGCCCGCAAGGTCACACAGAGAAAAGAATGCAGCAAACCAAGTAGAGCCGTTACAGCTACGGTAGCCAGCAGAGCTAGCAACAGGTTTCCGGAGCGAATATACACGATACAAGTGGTGACCGCTCCCATCAGCATCAGTCCTTCAGCTCCAAGCTGTATAATGCCGGCGCGTTCATTTAAAATGCCCCCCAGAGTAGCCAGCAGCAGCGGGGTTCCTGCGGAAATAGCGGCAATGAGTAGCTGTGTTGTAAAATCCATTGCCTATCTCCCCCCTTTCAGTTGAACCCCGCTACGGCGAATGCGGAAACGATAGATCATATCGCCAGCAATCAAGAAAAACAGGATGGAGCCCTGCAGCATTTCTGATATCGATGAGGGCAGCCCGATGGTTTGAACACTATATCCGCCAACAATTAAGCCACCGAATAAAATGGAAGTAACGATTAGACCGAGTGGATTCAATTTGGCCAAC
This window of the Paenibacillus sp. FSL R10-2734 genome carries:
- a CDS encoding M20 family metallo-hydrolase: MNDSRVQASTQKLLELLEELAAFTAPGLGVTRLLYTEEWGRAQTFLQGKMAGFGLKVTTDKVGNVFGRLMGRSPEQKVILTGSHIDTVVNGGKYDGAYGIAAAMIALQDLQKNFGQPQRTLEVVSFCEEEGSRFPLAYWGSGHVTERYDGSEAENCMDADRISLQAAMAAFSFSQSVTDTDGNISKSTGARNDIDAFVELHIEQGIILETTDTQIGVVQGIVGQRRYMVKVSGVANHAGTTPMLMRQDALASAVEMLYVLEGAAKAAGAPLVATSGKLEVYPNTPNVIPGEVLFALDIRHSEEEELECFCAKILSLYHEIAAERGVTLEVIPVLHTLPAPMDTKLSTALEEICLEQGKTYRMMVSGAGHDAQLFAPRCPTAMIFVPSRAGISHSPEEYSSPEQLAAGLEVLTAMLYELAY
- a CDS encoding allantoinase — protein: MKEPYELVIKNGNVVLPDQVLKLDIAVSEGKIVALGEELSTAPLTKIIDAEGYYVLPGMIDMHVHFNEPALGHWEGFRSGSAALAAGGCTTYADMPLNGNPPTVNEAALHQKVSAAAGNSAVDYVLWGGLVPGNLVDLEALATAGVTGFKAFLSNPGGAGEGRFREVDEDTLYQGMQRIAALGGILALHAESEAITAVLTADAMRNGGSSARDFAACRPAEAELEAVSRALLYCERTGCRLHFVHISTAAAIEKIYEAKLRGLDVSAETCPHYLVLTESDMEDLGPVAKCAPPLRSAMEQEKLWEVLAQGKIDLIASDHSPCPTELKLQPELSFFEAWGGISGAQSSFELMFHEGVNVRGLPITLISRLLAGQPAKRFGIDHLKGTIALGLDADLVLLNPSTTYTLTAENLLYRHKHSPYIGRTLSCKVAATICRGDVVYTSEEGVITEGGGQWLRIRKEQYSL
- the uraH gene encoding hydroxyisourate hydrolase; this translates as MSGRLTTHVLDLSRGIPAVGLTLQLWKLTDGMSKLLCEEVTNSDGRLDAPLLEGSEIEAGCYELLFMVGDYYRRVDAKESAVGIGVTESSVDAKREMSFFLEQIPIRFHIGSSTDHYHVPLLVAPGGYSTYRGS
- the pucL gene encoding factor-independent urate hydroxylase codes for the protein MLEPINGRTMFYGKSDVLTYRTYAKPLTVTPVPESSFTGCDNIIFAHNITFAVTGEAFLPSFSEGDNSMVVATDSMKNFILRNTADYTGSTTEGLLQLLSSRFIDRYSHVTAVSVSADRLPFEQVMVPGSEGLRQSHLVLRHSNNESYSASLTVKRGEAGTEVVAHECRLKDLQLIKVSGSSFYGFVRDEYTTLPESFDRPLYIFLNINWTYNDVEHALDGDQGQYVAAEQIRDIAHSAFHELNSPSIQSLIYQIGLRVLSRFPQLATVSFESNNRTWETIVEPEEAKGGVFTEPRPPYGFQGFSVSRADLAGETA
- the uraD gene encoding 2-oxo-4-hydroxy-4-carboxy-5-ureidoimidazoline decarboxylase, which gives rise to MVISEYKFTLEEINAMSITDFVKHLGGIFEHSPWVAEEAFKQIPFHSIEHLHSTMMQTVLSADRSRMEGLLKAHPDLATRLQVTPLSALEQQGAGLDGLTTEEINLLNDLNKKYTDKFQFPFILAVRGKNKDDIISAIGARVERSPQEEWVQAFSEIGLITKFRLSDLIIHSS
- a CDS encoding (2Fe-2S)-binding protein: MWSYNPNSDLNEEKPDPASSEDAFAEERFTFKCNLNGKAVSREIPPSRRLLNVIREDLELTGTKRSCEIGRCGACMVLVDGHPVNSCLAMAYQCSGAEITTIEGLSEAGLHPVQRAFLEEGGFQCGYCTPGMVISVVALLDENPHPTQAEVEEALSGNICRCTGYGGIMRAVNKAIGG
- the pucD gene encoding xanthine dehydrogenase subunit D, with amino-acid sequence MLLNKESSGSRWRTRPDGEGKVSGKLQYLTDMRAEGMLIGRVLRSGQAHARILSVRIEKAIEVLGVHAVITHEDVPGLNGFGIALPHQPVFCSDRVRYTGDAIAAVAAETDEIAEYALSLIEVDYELLPLLEDPEEAMKKDTILLHAEGNVLHHTEYRKGEPEAVFKDCCHVVEETYYTPRQMHTYMETEGGLFIPEANGRLTVYSATQHGLMDRMQLSRILGIPQEDIRVISSPIGGSFGGKDELNVQPYGALLALKTQRPIRLHNSRAESVRAGLKRHPMKITMKTGCDHEGNIKAHQVRIISDTGAYATLGAEVLNFATEHVMGPYIIDHVDVEGFAVYTNNGVSGEFRGFGGNQVIFALEGQIDRLAERLQIDPWEMRRRNLREYGDLGPLGQEIAQTDGAFQVWEALAGSPLMTEAESTDRGSGFVEPWIVTGTGAAIAMHGAGLGYGIPDPAGGRLSLTLDGRIEAVFGYEEFGQGLIATLEQMLIEQFGFAAEDLRIVIGDTDVVPDSGSSTASRSTSMMWMALKRLRPDFTARVLQAAATIKPELDIPEMNLGPNGIWQKDGGLLLTYKELAQSISEPIVCNTKFTYPTTPFKRVGAHFLYTYSAIAVRVEVNLLTGRVRVLDQYHAVAAGPVANPQGYLGQIEGGSSMAIGFTLSEDAVMSDGSYVTKNLDTYLVPTIADMNGSIHVQPIEDLPDHDTYGPRGIGEVGSVNLAPAVASAIFQAVGKRITKLPIDPEWLQSTPFIPQKAVNIHVEL
- a CDS encoding FAD binding domain-containing protein — its product is MGVLREEDERLPDVIQPRSLHEAWERKMALGDSARYVAGGTLLRTGWENGTALMPKQLIDLRQISGLADITLTEFHLSLGALVPLSECRSNEYLGAVAPALQEAVRCIAAPSVRNLATIGGNIASGFGDILPALLVYEAELISYDGKFMTGLPLIEWLNNHWSGMKAASDLVAGIRLSPARLENPLTDRLEIFHKVGRREAFTPSLVTVAISASIDTEHRFHEVRIVAGGGSGRPQRLSRAEAMLEDLVYTEALLPALYEVVEDSFDTYSDPFATDLYKKKTAGNLVVSELWKAMNIRS
- a CDS encoding ABC transporter permease is translated as MDFTTQLLIAAISAGTPLLLATLGGILNERAGIIQLGAEGLMLMGAVTTCIVYIRSGNLLLALLATVAVTALLGLLHSFLCVTLRANQTMSGLAMTLFGSGLSAYLGKPISGIPLPGTSPKLHLAWLENVPVIGRIFGNMDYLTWFSLLLVLVLHLLIHRTSWGLHLRAVGDSPATADVMGIRVQLIRYSYVIIGAALIGLAGADMVLAYAPTWNEGLTAGRGWIAVGLVIFARWNPLRALFCAYFFGALDSLGFRIQLLGSAVPPYFLKMIPYLVTILVLMYLGYRNRNKPSGTPEALGVPYIREQRF